Part of the Leptospira montravelensis genome, ATTCCGTTTCAAAATCATTTATATCAATTTGACCACTTTTTGCAAATGCATCGATCGCATTTTGATAAGTAACCATTCGAATGACCTCAAGTGGAATTCCTTTTTGTATCATGAGTGCTGCTGTTTTTGGAATGGCTAGTGGATCGGAAATTCCCCAATCGGCACTGGAGTTGATCATTATTCTTTCGGATCCATACTTTTCAACTACGTTAACCATCCGTTCGTTTCCCATTTTTGTAAAAGGATAAATGGTAAAGGCTGCCCAAAAACCTTGGTCTAACACTGATTTTACGGTTTCTTCATTGTTATGATCAACTACAACCCAGGACGGATCAAGCCCATGTTCTAAAGCAATGGACATACTCCTTTCTGTACCTCGTTTTTTATCTCGATGGGGAGTGTGAATTTGTACCGGCAATTTTGCTTTTTTCGCAAGTTCTAGTTGCAAACGATAGTATTTTTCTTCCAAAGGTGTTTGGTCATCAAATCCAATTTCGCCGATTCCAACGACACCTTCTTTATAAGCAAACAAAGGTAATATTTCCATTACCTCGTCCGCAAGACGTTCGTTATTTGCTTCTCTTGAATTTAATCCCATCGTACAATAATGTTTGATTCCAAATTGGGATGATCGAAATCTTTCCCATCCGACAAGACTACTATAATAATCTTTAAAACTAGAAAGCCCCGTCCTTGGTTGACCCACCCAAAAAGCAGGTTCAATGATGGCAACAATTCCTGCTTTTGCCATCATCTGATAATCATCAGTTGTTCTTGAAACCATATGTATGTGTGGATCAAAAAACCGCATACCCTGGATTAGGTTTTGGTAATCTTCCCATAACAAATCTCGATGAGTTGGTTTCTCTTCTGCTGACGATATGGATTCAAAATGCGAAGGATTTGCGGATGGTTCTTTGTGATTTTGGCACATAAAAATTTATTCTGGAATGGACTCAATCTTAGACCAATCCAATTCTCCATTTTTTATAGATAATTCTAAATCAGGGTATTTCGATAATAAGGAAAGAAGTTCTAAATTTTTGGATTCAAAACATACAAGAGCAGCAACTTCTCTCTCTATCTGAAGATTAGAATTCAAAAGAGATATCAGTTTAGGATGTTTGGATTCATCGACAAAAGGAGCAACTAATCTCCAAATTTGTAATGGTAACTTTCGACCTGCTGCAAAACGTTCTTCTATAAAATCCGAAATAGCAATCGCCAATTCTTTGTTTTTCCGTCGATCTAAACCGTATATCCAATGGATAGGTTTACCATTAAAAATAGTTTTTAAAACCAACTGGTTCCAGGCTAACTCAGAAAAATAAAGTTCTGGATATGGATTTGATAAAGCAATGGAATCGAATACAAATCCCATATTGGAACGTACTGCATCTGTAGCTCTGGGCAACCATTCCCTAGGATAAGGAAGAACTGGTAATGCAGAATAAAGAGCAACTAACTCATTTAATTCGGCAGTATCGAACAAGGTTTCTATATTTTTGACAAACTGCTCTTTTGGTTCCGGAGTCAGATGTAACAACAACCAAACACGAGTCAAACGAACTAAATTCCATCCGTCTACTTGGAAACCTATTAAATTAGGGATTAAATTTCCTTTCGATTTAGAATCGTAAGAAACTATTTTTTTTGATAAAAAGCGAGGTGCTGCAACAAAGGCAGTCATCAAATCCAAATCATTTTTTGTGGTTTGTTCTTCTAACCATTCACGTTCTGTCCTGGTAGTTTGTTCAAAAAGG contains:
- a CDS encoding EboA domain-containing protein gives rise to the protein MTDIPTNLTQFLFEQTTRTEREWLEEQTTKNDLDLMTAFVAAPRFLSKKIVSYDSKSKGNLIPNLIGFQVDGWNLVRLTRVWLLLHLTPEPKEQFVKNIETLFDTAELNELVALYSALPVLPYPREWLPRATDAVRSNMGFVFDSIALSNPYPELYFSELAWNQLVLKTIFNGKPIHWIYGLDRRKNKELAIAISDFIEERFAAGRKLPLQIWRLVAPFVDESKHPKLISLLNSNLQIEREVAALVCFESKNLELLSLLSKYPDLELSIKNGELDWSKIESIPE
- a CDS encoding TatD family hydrolase; translation: MCQNHKEPSANPSHFESISSAEEKPTHRDLLWEDYQNLIQGMRFFDPHIHMVSRTTDDYQMMAKAGIVAIIEPAFWVGQPRTGLSSFKDYYSSLVGWERFRSSQFGIKHYCTMGLNSREANNERLADEVMEILPLFAYKEGVVGIGEIGFDDQTPLEEKYYRLQLELAKKAKLPVQIHTPHRDKKRGTERSMSIALEHGLDPSWVVVDHNNEETVKSVLDQGFWAAFTIYPFTKMGNERMVNVVEKYGSERIMINSSADWGISDPLAIPKTAALMIQKGIPLEVIRMVTYQNAIDAFAKSGQIDINDFETEFQPDPNAKFHGNSILRGGQQPVPNKNSLFIQ